Within the Bacillus pumilus genome, the region ACACCAATTACGGGGTTGTTTGGGTTATTATTCACATCTAGCACAGGAGAGAAGTTTGTATTGATCCCTAGTGCGTTTAATTCTTTACCGATGATTTTCCCTGTGTCGTATGCATTTTTCTTGCTTCTAGAGGCACCAATCGACATATTTCCTGGGAAATGTGTTCCCTTTTGTAATCTTGTGACGATTCCACCTTCTTGATCAATTGAAATGAGTAATGGAATCTTTGGTGATGCTTTTTGAAATTCATGGGTTAGTTTGACGGTTTGTTTCGTATCAACGACATTCTCAGCAAATAAAATGACACCGCCTAGATGATATTTTTCTACAAGGTGTGACACTTCTTTATTCATCTTAGTGAAGCCTGTAGGTGTGGATTCATCTTTTGTTTGCCAATTACGAAAGTCTGGCATGAGCATTTGGCCTATCTTTTCATCCAAAGACATGTTTTGTACCATTTGTTTTGCGGTTGGAAGAGGGGCAGAGCTTACCTTCTCCGTTGGAATAGAAGAGGTGAGCAGTGCTAAAACCAAAGCAGCGGGGAACAGTGCTTTTAACATCGAATTCCTCCTTTTACTTAAAAGATTCATAGATGGCTGTCATAATGCTTCCATAAGTGCCAGTTGGGAAAAGGTCACCTTCAAATTGATTTGGGTTGGCTTCAGGTGAAACGACAGGCGAATGTTTCTTATTTGTCAGCAAGACGATGCCTAGATTATGTTTTGGATCAATCAATGTCATGGTTCCGGTCCAGCCGGTATGTCCATAGGCTTCGTTACTTGCGTATTTTCCAAACATCCATTCCATGTCAGTATGACCGTTTTTACGCCAGCCTAGCCCGTATGTTGGGTTTGTATCAGAAGAGGCTGTAAAGAGATCAATAGAAGCTTGATCAAAGATGGTGGTTTTTCCATAGCCTCCTTTGTTCAGCATGAGCTGGAGTAGTACGGCCATATCGGATATGTTAGAGAAAAGTCCAGCATGACCAGAGACTCCTGCCATTGAGTAAAATGCTTTTTCATCGTGTACTTCGCCTAGCAGGGTGTATCTGCGAATGTTTTCAAAATCAATGACACCATCTCGCGAATTACCTACACGTTCGGTTGCTGCAAAATGCTTCGGTTTAAAACCTTTTTGCAGCGGATTGAACATGGTGTGTTTGAGACCTAGCGGTTGGTAGATTGTCGACTCTACATATTGATCAAGAGGCATCCCTGTTTTTTTCTCAATGATCATGCCTAACAGCATGTAATCAATGTCACTATAAATGTGCTGGGTGCCTGGTTTGTATTGCAAAGGAACCTTCGGCAGCCATTTCATCGTTGTCTTTCTATCTTGAGAGTAAAAGGTGCCGGCTGCTTCTTTGCTATAAAATAAGACACTGGAAGGGAGTCCGGCAGAGTGGGTCAGAAGATCTTTTACAAGGAGCTGATCTTTGCCGGTTACCTTTGCATCTGGTTCATCTTTAAAATCTGGCAGGATGGCTTGTATTTTTTCGTTCACATCTAGTTTTTTCTCATAGACAAGTTTTTGAAGGGCATAGTTTGTCGCATACATTTTGGTGTTGGATGCTAAGTCGAACATTGTATTTTTTTTCATTTTCTTATAGGATTTGAGTTCTGTTGTACCGTTGTATTTTTGCCTGTAGCCATAGGCTTTTTGATGGACGATTTTTCCGTCTTTGATAATGATGAGTGCGGCTCCAGGAAATCCTGCTTTGATGTCCTTTTGAATCATGTGATCAACCTTCCTAAGCTGCCTGGAAGAAAAACCAACTTGTTCCGGTCGTTTTGCCTTTTTTAAGACGGGGTATTCTTCAGGTGCTGTTTTAGACAAAGACGATACAAGATGGGAGCTAGTTGCAAATGTTTGTGCTGGTAATCCAAAAAGCATGAGCAGACTTGTTATTAAGAGAAAGTATTTCTTCAAGAGTTAGCCCTCCTATTGCTTATTTTTCCTCAAATTCAACAGCCATATCATCATGGAAACCAAATAAGTATGTGAAAATAAATCCAGCGACATAAGCAATAAAGAGTCCGATTAAGTAAAGAAGCATTTGATGTGTGTGAACAATAAAGGTTAATGGGAGACCTGATACACCAATCGCCTTCGTTGCAATTTGGAAGTAGGCTTGAAATGCACCGCCAATTCCAGCGCCAAGACAAGCGGTGAGAAATGGTCGTCCCAGCGGGAGTGTGACACCGAAAATGAGTGGTTCACCAATGCCAAGCATCCCCGATGGAAGTCCACCTGCGATGGCTCTTTTGAGTTTTTTCTTTTTTGTTTTCATATAAATGGCGAATGCCGCACCTACCTGTCCTGCACCGCCCATAGCGAGAATCGGCAAGAGCGGGTCATCTCCTATGGAATTGATGAGTTCCATATGAATCGGTGTCAGTCCTTGGTGAAGTCCTGTTACAACAAGCGGAAGGAAGGTCGCACCAAGAACAAATCCAGCGAAGATGCCGCCCATATTTAATAGATAAGTTAATCCTGAGGTAATGGCATCCGATATAAATCCGCCGACTGGCATGAAGACAACGTACGTAAAAATGCCTGTAATAAGTAGTGTGATGGTTGGTGTGACGATGATATCAAGTGATTGCGGGACAAAGCGTCTGATTCTTGTTTCCACAAGTGCCATAAAAATGGCGGCTAGGAGAACACCGATAAGTCCGCCTCTGCCTGGTAGAATATTTGTGCCAAATAGCATAATGTCTGCGGAGGCTGGATTAATAATGAGGATCCCAGCTAATGCGCCTAATGCAGGAGAGCCCCCGAACTCCTTTGCGGCGTTTGTTCCGACTAATATACCGAGATAAGCGAACAGACCTGAACCAATAACGGTTAAAATGATCGCTGCTTGAGATTTTTCATCAAGCCAGCCTGCTTGCACGATTGCTTTTGTAATCCCTGTAATAAGACCTGATGCAACGAGTGCTGGAATAATAGGAATGAAAATGCTGGCAATTCGTCGTAAGAACAGCTTGAACGGTGTGCGGTTCTTTTGTGAAATGGCTTGCTTGTTTTTTTGTGCTTCGTTGTTTAAATCATAAGAGCCAGAGGCATTTAGCAGTTGTTCAAATGCACTTGATACTTGGTTGACAACACCAGTACCTAAGATGATTTGTAGCGTTTCTGCCTCAACGACTCCAATGACGCCATCGAGTTCTTTGATTGCATTGATGTCAACTTGTTCATTGTCAATCGGTGTAATTCGGAGACGTGTCATACAATGTGTATGGGAATAGATGTTTTCAGAACCACCACAGAGAGAAAGGATGTCTTTCGCCAACTGCTGATATTTCGTTTGATGACTCATGTTGAATCCCCCTTTGATTTTCGTTTCATGGAGCGGATGGCATGTCTTGTCTTATCAATATATTGCGCTGTCTCTTCATATTGACGGGAAGCTAAGCTGAGGAACAAGACATCAATTAAGTAGAGCTGTGCCATTCTAGAGGAAGTGGCTGCACTGCGAAAAGGTGCTTCATTGGAACCGGACGTCGAGAGGTGAACATCACATAAGGCAGAAACGCTTGTATGGCCTGGGTGCGTCAAGGCAATGGTTTTCACTCCATTGTCTTTTGCGAGCTGTAGGGCTTGAATGATGTCTAACGTTTCTCCTGAAAAAGATATACCGAACACGATGTCATTCTCTCCTGCATTTGCGATTACCGTTGATGCGATGTGCATGTCAGTAAAGGCAGTCGCTGCATAATTGATTCTAAGAAATTTCTGCTGGGCATCCGCTGCGACGATGCCAGATGCACCGACGCCGATAAAATGGATTTGGTTTGCATGAAGCAGTAATTGAACAGCTTTTTCTAATGCATCTGCATTTAAGATAGAAGCAGTATCCTTAATCGATTGAATCGAGTTTCCTGCTGTTTTTTGAATAATGGATTGAATTGGTTCATCTTGTTCGATATCACGGTAGCCCTGTTTATCGCTGTGCATCAAGTCTCCAGCGATTCGCATTTTTAAATCGTGATAGCCATCTAGCCCGAGAGATTTACAAAGGCGAATGACTGCAGAGCTGCTTGCACCGGCTGCCTGACTAATCTCGTGTACTGTGCTTTTAATGACTTTGTCAGGATGGGCAAGGATATAGTCTGCAATGATTTTTTCAGATTGGGGGAGCTTTGCTTTCATTGTGTGAAGTAGGGTGAGTCCACCTGCTGACATGAGCTCTGCCTCCTTTAGGATTGATGATGTGAGATGGCTTTGTCGATATGACCATTTGCTTTGTTGAGTAAATCCTTGGCTGTTTTCTTGTCTGTGTTTGTTTGAAGCATGACGATGGCGGTTTTGACTTCTAAGTCTGCCGCTTCAAGCGTTTTCAAGGCTTGTTCATAGGAAGCGTTTGTCACATGTTGAATGATGGTGATGGCGCGTTCTTTTAATTTATGATTGCTGACTTTCACATCAACCATCAAGTTTTCATATACTTTTCCTTGTCTGATCATGACAGAGGTGGAAAGCATATTTAAAATCATTTTATGAGCGGATGCGGCTTTCATTCGTGTTGACCCAGTAATGGCTTCTGGTCCTACAATGACTTCAATGGCGCAGTCTGCCAGTTCGCTGATTTTTGATTGTTCATTACAACTGAGGGCTACTGTTTTTGCGCCGATGGATTTAGCGTAGTTTAAAGCACCGATGATGTAGGGTGTCCTGCCGCTGGCAGCGATACCGACGACTGTATCTTTTGATGTCAGGTGAATGTGTACTAAATCTTGTTTGCCGGCTTCTTCACTGTCTTCCACATCTTCGGCAGCATGTGAAAAAGCAGAGTCTCCGCCTGCCATGATGCCGACAATCACATCAGGTGAGACGCTATAGGTAGGGGGACATTCGACAGCATCCATCACACCTAGTCTGCCACTTGTCCCGGCCCCTAAATAAATGAGTCTGCCCCCATTTGAAATGGAATCATAGGCAAAGTCACTTGCTGTTTTGACATGTGGTAGGACAAGGTTCACTGCTTGAGCGACCTTCATATCTTCTTCGTTGATCATCTGGAGTATTTCAAGCGGATCTGCTTGTGATATTCCCATTGTGTTAGGATTTCTTGATTCTGTTGTTAAAGAACGCAATTGAGATGGCTGCATGCGACATTCCTCCTTATTTCTTCATTTTCAGTATATTCAGTATGATATTAAATTTCAACATTATATTTAAATACTGAAATTATATTTCAGTAAAAAAGTAGTGCTAATCAAAGGTGAATAGTTAGAAAATAAAAAAAATAAAAATCCCCTTTACAAAAGGGGGACAACCTGTATATAATAACTTTTGTCAGCTTCAAGGAAACAGTCAAACTTGACAAATTGGCCCGTTGGTCAAGCGGTTAAGACACCGCCCTTTCACGGCGGTAACACGGGTTCGAATCCCGTACGGGTCACCATTGATGTGGAGGATTAGCTCAGCTGGGAGAGCATCTGCCTTACAAGCAGAGGGTCGGCGGTTCGAGCCCGTCATCCTCCACCATATGCCGGTGTAGCTCAACTGGTAGAGCAACTGACTTGTAATCAGTAGGTTGGGGGTTCAAGTCCTCTTGCCGGCACTGTTTTTCTTTATCAATTTCATATGTGGAGGGGTAGCGAAGTGGCTAAACGCGGCGGACTGTAAATCCGCTCCCTCCGGGTTCGGCGGTTCGAATCCGCCCCCCTCCACCATTTTTGGGCTATAGCCAAGCGGTAAGGCAACGGACTTTGACTCCGTCATGCGTTGGTTCGAATCCAGCTAGCCCAGTTAAGACACCTTTTTCAAAAAGGTGTCTTTTTTATGTTGGTAGCGGAATGTATAACTATTCAAAATATTGTTGAGTTGAGTCAGAAGGCATCGAGAAAGTAAAATATAAGCAGGAACGGAAAGGGGATGTACATATGGGAGAGCAAAAGAAAGTCACACTTGTCGGGGTTCCAATGGATTTGGGTCAGATGAGAAGGGGTGTCGACATGGGACCGAGTGCGATTCGGTGTGCAGGCGTAAAAGAAAAATTGGAATCGCTTTCATTTGGAGTGGAAGATCTCGGAGATATTCCGGTTGAACAAAGAGATGATGAAAAGGGTTTATATACAAGTGAAAAGCTAAAAAATTTAACGGAGAATGCTGGTGCGAATCAGCTGCTGGCTGAGAAGGTTGACAGTATTGTGCAATCAGGCTCATTCCCGCTCATTTTAGGCGGTGATCACAGCATTGCCATTGGCACACTTGCGGGAGTATCCAAGCACTATGAAAACTTAGGTGTCATTTGGTATGATGCACACGGTGATTTAAATACAGAGGAGACCTCTCCTTCTGGAAATATACATGGTATGCCGCTTGCAGTCAGTCTTGGCCTTGGTCATGCTGATTTGACGAACATTGGTGGTTATTCTCCAAAATTGAAGCCTGAGAATGTTGTTTTAATTGGTGCTAGATCCTTAGATGAAGGAGAACGGGCATTGATTAGAGAGAAAGGTATTAAAGTGTATACGATGCATGAAATAGATCGTTTAGGGATGACAAGGGTGATGGAGGAGGCCATTTCATATTTAAAGGAAAGAACGGATGGTGTCCACCTGTCACTTGATTTAGATGGATTAGATCCAGCCGAGTGTCCAGGTGTTGGAACTCCTGTGGCAGGAGGCATCAGTTACCGGGAGAGTCATCTAGCCATGGAGCTTTTAGAGGAAGCGGGTATTTTGACTTCAGCTGAATTTGTTGAGGTGAATCCGGTTTTGGATGAAAAAAATAAAACAGCCGAAGCAGCTGTTGCGTTGATTGGTTCGTTAATGGGCGAAAAGCTATTGTAGAGCGGGACTTGTTCCCGTTCTTTTTTGTTTTGGATAAATTTAAGGATATATTAAGGTTTTTACTGGTGGATATACGTAACACGCTGTCAAAAATTTGTTACACTATTTTTTAGAGGAGAATGAAACCTTTTGGAAAGAGGTTCGTATACATAAAGACCGGTGAAGGCAGAGGTTGAATATACTATGGACACAATGATTAAAAAGAGAATTAAGCAATTGAAAAAAGGCGACCAGAACGCATTTGCAGACATCGTAGACCTGTATAAAGACAAAATTTATCAGCTGTGCTACCGTATGCTTGGGAATGCACACGAAGCAGAGGATATCGCACAGGAGGCGTTTATTCGTGCCTATGTGAATATTGAGAGCTTTGATGTGAATCGTAAGTTTTCTACGTGGCTGTACCGCATTGCAACCAACCTGACCATCGATCGTATTCGCAAAAAAAAGCCGGATTATTATTTAGATGCAGAGGTGGCAGGAACAGAAGGATTAAATATGTATTCTCAAATTGCTGCTGATGGCATTTTGCCAGAGGAAGAGGTGGTGTCTCTTGAATTATCGAGTACCATTCAGCAAAAAATTCTAAGATTACCCGATAAATATCGTTCGGTCATCGTATTAAAGTATATTGATGAACTCTCGTTAAAAGAAATTAGTGAGATCCTAAATATACCAGTTGGTACGGTGAAAACGAGAATACACAGGGGTAGAGAGGCTCTCCGTAAACAGTTGAGAGACCTTTGAGTGAGGTGATTTTGATGAGCTGTCAGGAAAAAATCGTCCTGCTTATGCATCAGTATTTAGACGGGGACATTGAGCCCCAAGACGAAAAAGAATTAAAAAGCCACCTGCAATCGTGTGAGGAGTGCTGTACTCATTTTCAACAAATTGAGAAATCCATCGCGCTTGTGCAGAGTACATCTCATATAGAAGCACCAACTGATTTCACTGCAAAGGTGATGGCAGGTCTTCCAAAGGAAAAAAAGCGTGTGTCGATTCAAAGATGGATCAAAGCTCATCCGCTGATGGTGGCCGCTGCCCTCTTTCTCATTTTGATGGGAGGCAGTCTGTTTACAAGCTGGAATACGGATCATAATTTCAGTGTGTCAAAACAGCCGAATCTCGTCGTTGTAAATGATACAGTGACCGTACCTAAAGGGGAAACCGTAAAAGGTGATGTCACTGTCAAAAATGGCAAGCTGATTGTAGAAGGCAAGGTTGATGGAAATGTCACCGTCGTCAATGGGGAACAGCTGACTGCTTCTGCCGGACAAGTCACTGGTCAAATTAATGAAATTAATGAAGTATTTGATTGGATTTGGTACAAAATGAAATCTACAGCACAAAATGTGATGCGGGTCATTGGACCAGAGGAGCAAAAGTAATCATACGGGTCGAGAGCAGTCTCTTTAGGGGCTGCTCTTTTTCTATATCATAGGTCTGAATGTATCCCCGAAATAGCACGCCAGCCATATATGGCAACTGTTTTCCTTGCTGAAACAAAATGTGGTATAATAGCCACGCTATGTATTTACACATAGGTTCTTTTTTTATTAAAAATGCATCAAACGAAGAATAACTGAAAATTCTGGAGGACGAGGAAATGGCTTTAGGGGATATTCCTTTTTTGCAGTACCTCGGTAATGCTGTTGATATTCTCGTTGTTTGGTATGTGATATATAAATTAATGATGGTCATCCGCGGAACAAAAGCGGTTCAGCTTTTAAAGGGAATTGTGGTCATTGTTCTCGTCAGGATGGGAAGTGCGTATCTCGGTCTTAACACACTTCAATGGCTGATGGATCAAGCGATTACGTGGGGATTCCTTGCGATCATTATTATTTTTCAGCCAGAGCTAAGGAGAGCGCTTGAGCAGCTTGGGCGCGGCCGTTTCTTCTCAAGAAGCGGGACACCTGTAGAGGAACAGCAGCAGAAAACGATCGAGGCAATTACAAAAGCAATTAACTATATGGCAAAACGTAGAATCGGCGCGCTGCTGACAATAGAGCGTGATACTGGGATGAATGATTACATAGAGACTGGAATTCCTTTAAATGCAAAGGTGAGTTCAGAGCTGCTCATTAATATTTTCATTCCAAATACCCCGCTTCATGATGGTGCTGTCATTATGAAGCGTGATGAGATTGCAGCTGCGGCTTGTTATTTACCGCTGTCAGAAAGTCCTTTTATCTCAAAGGAACTTGGGACGCGTCACAGGGCGGCAGTCGGAATTAGCGAAGTGACAGACAGCTTGACCGTCATCGTTTCTGAGGAGACAGGCGGCATTTCTGTCGCAAGAAATGGTGATCTCCACCGAGAATTGACAGAAGAAGCGCTTCAAGAAATGCTGATTGCTGAATTTAGTAAGAACAGCAAAGATGCTTCCTCGACCAAATGGTATTGGAGGGGCAAGAAAAATGGATAAGATTTTGAATAATCGCTGGGCCGTAAAGCTTCTTGCATTGGTCTTCGCTTTATTGCTGTATGGTGCAGTCAATTCAGCGCAAGCGCCCACGCCGAAAAAAATCGGTGAATCCTTTTTCCCAACATCGACGACAGATGAAGCAACCCTAACAGACATTCCTGTTAAAGCGTATTATGATGACGAGAAGTACGTCGTTACTGGTGTGCCACAAACAGTCAATGTGACGATTAAAGGGTCAACGAGTGCAGTGAAAACAGCAAGACAAACAAAAAACTTTGAAATATATGCAGATATGCAGAATTTATCCACAGGTACTCATAAAGTGGAGCTGAAAGCAAGAGATGTATCAAAAGGACTCACACTATCGATCAATCCATCTGTGACGACGGTGACGATACAAGAAAAAACAACAGCAGAATTTCCTGTTGAAACTGAATTTTATAATCAAAATAAAATCAAAGATGGCTATTCGCCTGAACAACCTATTGTGAATCCAAAAAAAGTCACAGTTACAGGTTCTAAGGACGTGATCGACAAAATTTCTGTCATTAAAGCATTTGTGAACCTAGAGGATGTCGATCAGCAAATTGAAAAGGAAGCGAAACTCACTGTGTATGATAGCAGCGGGAATGAGCTGCCAGTCGAATTAAGTCCGTCTGTGGTAAATATTACAGTTCCTATCTCAAGTCCAAGCAAAAAGGTTCCGTTTAAAATAGAGAGGACTGGCAGTTTGCCGGATGGGATCAGTATCTCAAGTATTGAGACAAGCCCGAGTGAGGTCACAGTGTACGGCTCTCAAAAAGTGCTTGATTCTCTTGATTTTATTGATGGCGTCAAGCTGGACTTAAGTAAGATCAAAGATGATACGGAGATTGATGCCGATATTCCCATACCAGATGGTGTGAAAAAGGTATCGCCCGAAACGGTGAAGATCAAAGTGAAGGTTGCAACAGCGCAAGAAAAAAAGATCGATAATGTCCCAATTTCTATCGTAGGTCTGAGCAAGGATCTCACCTCTGAATTTGTGAGCCCATCTTCTGGACGGCTCACGTTAACAGCAAAAGGATCAAAGAGTGCGATTGATAAACTAAAGGCTTCAGATGTTGAAGCCTATATCAATGTCGGGGACTTGAATGAAGGAACACATGAAGTCACAGTTCAAGTGAATGGTCCTCAAAATGTGACGTGGACATTATCGAGATCAAAGGTCAAAGTGAAACTGACCTCTACTGAGACAGAAGATCAGCCAGCGTCTACAAATGATCAGAAGAAGCCATCTTCTGATGACGATGATCAGAAAGAGAAGAGTAAAGAAGAATCCACGCAAGATAAAGCAAAGAAAGAATCAAGTCAAAGACAGCGGATCAAAGAAGATAAAAAAGAGGACGAAGCGTCCTCTTGAATGGTGAAAAAGGAGCGATTGAAACATGGGCAAGTACTTTGGAACTGATGGTGTAAGGGGTGTGGCGAATAGCGAATTAACGCCAGAGCTCGCATTTAAAATTGGGAGATTTGGCGGCTATGTGCTCACGAAGGATAAAGAACGTCCAAAGGTACTCGTTGGGCGAGACACACGTGTATCCGGCCATATGCTAGAAGGAGCGCTCGTTGCTGGCTTACTTTCAATTGGGGCTGAAGTGATGCGTCTAGGTGTGATTTCAACACCTGGAGTGTCATATTTAACGAAAGCAATGGACGCAGAAGCGGGTGTCATGATCTCTGCTTCTCACAACCCAGTTCAAGACAATGGAATTAAATTCTTTGGCGGTGACGGCTTTAAGCTGTCAGATGAACAGGAGAATGAAATTGAGCAGCTGATGGATCAGCCGGTCGATCAATTGCCACGTCCAGTTGGAGCGGATCTTGGAACAGTAAATGACTACTTTGAAGGCGGCCAGAAATACTTGCAATTCTTGAAGCAGACAGCAGATGAGGATTTCACAGGTATTCATGTGGCACTTGACTGTGCACACGGCGCAACCTCTTCTCTAGCGACACATTTATTTGCGGATTTAGATGCGGATGTATCCACAATGGGAACATCACCAAACGGATTGAATATC harbors:
- the pbp4b gene encoding penicillin binding protein PBP4B, with amino-acid sequence MKKYFLLITSLLMLFGLPAQTFATSSHLVSSLSKTAPEEYPVLKKAKRPEQVGFSSRQLRKVDHMIQKDIKAGFPGAALIIIKDGKIVHQKAYGYRQKYNGTTELKSYKKMKKNTMFDLASNTKMYATNYALQKLVYEKKLDVNEKIQAILPDFKDEPDAKVTGKDQLLVKDLLTHSAGLPSSVLFYSKEAAGTFYSQDRKTTMKWLPKVPLQYKPGTQHIYSDIDYMLLGMIIEKKTGMPLDQYVESTIYQPLGLKHTMFNPLQKGFKPKHFAATERVGNSRDGVIDFENIRRYTLLGEVHDEKAFYSMAGVSGHAGLFSNISDMAVLLQLMLNKGGYGKTTIFDQASIDLFTASSDTNPTYGLGWRKNGHTDMEWMFGKYASNEAYGHTGWTGTMTLIDPKHNLGIVLLTNKKHSPVVSPEANPNQFEGDLFPTGTYGSIMTAIYESFK
- a CDS encoding PTS transporter subunit EIIC, which codes for MSHQTKYQQLAKDILSLCGGSENIYSHTHCMTRLRITPIDNEQVDINAIKELDGVIGVVEAETLQIILGTGVVNQVSSAFEQLLNASGSYDLNNEAQKNKQAISQKNRTPFKLFLRRIASIFIPIIPALVASGLITGITKAIVQAGWLDEKSQAAIILTVIGSGLFAYLGILVGTNAAKEFGGSPALGALAGILIINPASADIMLFGTNILPGRGGLIGVLLAAIFMALVETRIRRFVPQSLDIIVTPTITLLITGIFTYVVFMPVGGFISDAITSGLTYLLNMGGIFAGFVLGATFLPLVVTGLHQGLTPIHMELINSIGDDPLLPILAMGGAGQVGAAFAIYMKTKKKKLKRAIAGGLPSGMLGIGEPLIFGVTLPLGRPFLTACLGAGIGGAFQAYFQIATKAIGVSGLPLTFIVHTHQMLLYLIGLFIAYVAGFIFTYLFGFHDDMAVEFEEK
- a CDS encoding MurR/RpiR family transcriptional regulator; the encoded protein is MSAGGLTLLHTMKAKLPQSEKIIADYILAHPDKVIKSTVHEISQAAGASSSAVIRLCKSLGLDGYHDLKMRIAGDLMHSDKQGYRDIEQDEPIQSIIQKTAGNSIQSIKDTASILNADALEKAVQLLLHANQIHFIGVGASGIVAADAQQKFLRINYAATAFTDMHIASTVIANAGENDIVFGISFSGETLDIIQALQLAKDNGVKTIALTHPGHTSVSALCDVHLSTSGSNEAPFRSAATSSRMAQLYLIDVLFLSLASRQYEETAQYIDKTRHAIRSMKRKSKGDST
- the murQ gene encoding N-acetylmuramic acid 6-phosphate etherase, with product MQPSQLRSLTTESRNPNTMGISQADPLEILQMINEEDMKVAQAVNLVLPHVKTASDFAYDSISNGGRLIYLGAGTSGRLGVMDAVECPPTYSVSPDVIVGIMAGGDSAFSHAAEDVEDSEEAGKQDLVHIHLTSKDTVVGIAASGRTPYIIGALNYAKSIGAKTVALSCNEQSKISELADCAIEVIVGPEAITGSTRMKAASAHKMILNMLSTSVMIRQGKVYENLMVDVKVSNHKLKERAITIIQHVTNASYEQALKTLEAADLEVKTAIVMLQTNTDKKTAKDLLNKANGHIDKAISHHQS
- the rocF gene encoding arginase, encoding MGEQKKVTLVGVPMDLGQMRRGVDMGPSAIRCAGVKEKLESLSFGVEDLGDIPVEQRDDEKGLYTSEKLKNLTENAGANQLLAEKVDSIVQSGSFPLILGGDHSIAIGTLAGVSKHYENLGVIWYDAHGDLNTEETSPSGNIHGMPLAVSLGLGHADLTNIGGYSPKLKPENVVLIGARSLDEGERALIREKGIKVYTMHEIDRLGMTRVMEEAISYLKERTDGVHLSLDLDGLDPAECPGVGTPVAGGISYRESHLAMELLEEAGILTSAEFVEVNPVLDEKNKTAEAAVALIGSLMGEKLL
- the sigW gene encoding RNA polymerase sigma factor SigW codes for the protein MDTMIKKRIKQLKKGDQNAFADIVDLYKDKIYQLCYRMLGNAHEAEDIAQEAFIRAYVNIESFDVNRKFSTWLYRIATNLTIDRIRKKKPDYYLDAEVAGTEGLNMYSQIAADGILPEEEVVSLELSSTIQQKILRLPDKYRSVIVLKYIDELSLKEISEILNIPVGTVKTRIHRGREALRKQLRDL
- the rsiW gene encoding anti-sigma-W factor RsiW, which translates into the protein MSCQEKIVLLMHQYLDGDIEPQDEKELKSHLQSCEECCTHFQQIEKSIALVQSTSHIEAPTDFTAKVMAGLPKEKKRVSIQRWIKAHPLMVAAALFLILMGGSLFTSWNTDHNFSVSKQPNLVVVNDTVTVPKGETVKGDVTVKNGKLIVEGKVDGNVTVVNGEQLTASAGQVTGQINEINEVFDWIWYKMKSTAQNVMRVIGPEEQK
- the cdaA gene encoding diadenylate cyclase CdaA is translated as MALGDIPFLQYLGNAVDILVVWYVIYKLMMVIRGTKAVQLLKGIVVIVLVRMGSAYLGLNTLQWLMDQAITWGFLAIIIIFQPELRRALEQLGRGRFFSRSGTPVEEQQQKTIEAITKAINYMAKRRIGALLTIERDTGMNDYIETGIPLNAKVSSELLINIFIPNTPLHDGAVIMKRDEIAAAACYLPLSESPFISKELGTRHRAAVGISEVTDSLTVIVSEETGGISVARNGDLHRELTEEALQEMLIAEFSKNSKDASSTKWYWRGKKNG
- a CDS encoding CdaR family protein; protein product: MDKILNNRWAVKLLALVFALLLYGAVNSAQAPTPKKIGESFFPTSTTDEATLTDIPVKAYYDDEKYVVTGVPQTVNVTIKGSTSAVKTARQTKNFEIYADMQNLSTGTHKVELKARDVSKGLTLSINPSVTTVTIQEKTTAEFPVETEFYNQNKIKDGYSPEQPIVNPKKVTVTGSKDVIDKISVIKAFVNLEDVDQQIEKEAKLTVYDSSGNELPVELSPSVVNITVPISSPSKKVPFKIERTGSLPDGISISSIETSPSEVTVYGSQKVLDSLDFIDGVKLDLSKIKDDTEIDADIPIPDGVKKVSPETVKIKVKVATAQEKKIDNVPISIVGLSKDLTSEFVSPSSGRLTLTAKGSKSAIDKLKASDVEAYINVGDLNEGTHEVTVQVNGPQNVTWTLSRSKVKVKLTSTETEDQPASTNDQKKPSSDDDDQKEKSKEESTQDKAKKESSQRQRIKEDKKEDEASS